In one window of Thermoproteales archaeon DNA:
- a CDS encoding metal ABC transporter ATP-binding protein — translation MRPLIKLENVTVTYDNRVALENITFTIEEPAFLTVIGPNGAGKTTLLKTLLGLLKPVEGEVIVLGRDVRKEAIAVRKLIGYVPQRERIDPAVPVIVKDVVLMGRVPRVRPGFRLGKVDVEKARQALERVGMLDAWNRPFSHLSGGQQQRVLLARALASEPKLLLLDEPLSGVDAYSQEIILEMLRKLVDEGVGVVMVTHDVNPVIGLTDYLLLLNRKVIGFGKPLEQIRPEKLNILYGRKVEIVRMGDACYVIGGDSHA, via the coding sequence ATGAGGCCGCTTATAAAATTAGAAAACGTTACTGTTACTTACGATAATAGAGTCGCTTTAGAAAACATAACGTTCACAATTGAAGAACCAGCTTTTTTGACCGTAATAGGTCCTAACGGTGCTGGTAAAACTACTCTTTTGAAAACGTTACTAGGCTTGTTAAAGCCCGTAGAGGGAGAGGTGATTGTGCTAGGTAGAGACGTGAGAAAGGAAGCTATTGCTGTGAGAAAGCTGATAGGCTACGTGCCTCAACGCGAGAGAATTGATCCTGCCGTGCCTGTAATAGTGAAAGACGTAGTTTTAATGGGTAGGGTGCCTAGAGTAAGGCCAGGCTTTAGATTGGGAAAAGTTGACGTTGAAAAGGCTAGGCAAGCTCTTGAAAGAGTAGGAATGCTAGATGCATGGAATAGACCGTTTTCGCACCTTTCTGGCGGTCAGCAACAGCGTGTATTGTTGGCTAGAGCTTTGGCTTCAGAGCCAAAGCTTTTACTTTTAGATGAGCCGCTCTCAGGCGTGGATGCTTATTCACAAGAAATTATACTTGAAATGCTTAGAAAACTCGTGGATGAAGGTGTTGGAGTCGTAATGGTAACTCACGACGTAAATCCTGTGATAGGTTTGACCGATTACCTTCTGTTATTGAATAGGAAAGTTATAGGTTTTGGAAAGCCATTAGAGCAGATTCGGCCCGAAAAGCTGAACATATTATATGGTCGTAAAGTAGAGATAGTTAGAATGGGCGATGCATGCTACGTTATAGGAGGCGATTCTCATGCCTGA
- a CDS encoding zinc ABC transporter substrate-binding protein yields MMLNRLGTAFLSMMLLILLFSSSTRADNDYKVAVVTTIPPLAAIAREVGGDRVNVYYLVPPGSDPHQYALKPDDVERVRNCDLFISVGKEAFLGSLPEDIEGIKLSWNDWISAGIYVKNDNPHYLWLYPENAAKIAAKICEVLTIIDPGGREYYERNFEAFKNKIDELVEWIDDYTRVSGVKGEKVVLAGAHFEPLATVMGLKVVGVLIKGEGKIPSPQEVAQIENIIRNEDVSAIVVLATQKIGDEGRIAASISKETGVPIVYVYGVMFSGDDTYTEHIKYTVTAIAAAIEAGRTRGITKSSTFSFSYTTLVTSIIVLTVLVIIETFVLVRGK; encoded by the coding sequence ATGATGTTGAATAGACTAGGTACTGCTTTTTTATCTATGATGTTGCTTATTCTGCTATTCTCATCCTCTACAAGAGCTGACAATGATTATAAGGTAGCAGTGGTAACTACTATACCGCCTTTAGCAGCTATAGCTAGGGAAGTTGGAGGAGATAGAGTAAATGTATACTATCTCGTGCCTCCTGGCAGCGATCCTCATCAATACGCGCTAAAGCCCGATGACGTGGAAAGAGTTAGGAATTGTGATTTATTTATTTCTGTTGGTAAAGAAGCATTTCTAGGCAGCTTGCCAGAAGATATTGAAGGTATAAAGCTTTCATGGAATGATTGGATTAGCGCTGGAATATACGTAAAAAATGATAATCCTCATTATTTATGGCTATATCCTGAAAATGCGGCGAAGATAGCTGCAAAGATATGCGAAGTTTTAACGATAATAGATCCCGGAGGTAGAGAATATTACGAAAGAAACTTTGAAGCGTTTAAAAACAAAATTGATGAGCTTGTCGAGTGGATTGACGACTACACGAGGGTCTCCGGCGTTAAGGGAGAGAAAGTAGTTCTCGCTGGAGCGCATTTCGAGCCTTTAGCTACAGTTATGGGGCTTAAAGTTGTTGGAGTCTTGATTAAAGGTGAGGGCAAAATACCAAGTCCTCAAGAAGTGGCTCAGATAGAAAACATTATTAGAAATGAGGATGTAAGCGCAATAGTAGTGCTTGCAACTCAGAAAATAGGAGATGAGGGTAGAATAGCGGCTTCGATTTCAAAAGAAACTGGCGTGCCTATAGTTTACGTTTATGGCGTAATGTTTAGCGGCGACGATACCTATACTGAGCACATAAAATACACCGTTACGGCTATAGCGGCGGCTATCGAAGCTGGCAGAACTAGAGGCATCACCAAGTCCTCTACGTTCAGCTTCTCATATACAACTCTTGTAACGTCTATCATCGTGCTGACTGTGCTGGTTATTATTGAAACATTCGTATTGGTGAGAGGGAAATGA
- a CDS encoding metal ABC transporter permease — MPEILALFTYSFMIKALIASILTAVLSATIGSFTVLRNLSTMGAAIAHASLAGALVAFFFGVEPAIGAAILSVFFALAAAYSGERGSGSMDIALGVTFGFSAALAAFMLSLTREYTVVAYSYLIGEVLGVTDDELLLLGVFTLASLILVLIFYKEIKFITFDREAAEAMGVNASLFHYLLIVLIAVTTVVELKVVGSILAVVFLVAPAAAALEFSHSLEKMIILSILFALSSSIMGILISAVYNLPASPTIGILASLIYLLALVFSPKRKCCRI; from the coding sequence ATGCCTGAAATTTTGGCATTATTCACTTACAGCTTTATGATTAAAGCGTTGATAGCTTCTATACTGACCGCGGTGTTATCAGCAACTATAGGATCCTTTACCGTTCTCAGAAATCTCTCGACGATGGGCGCAGCTATAGCTCACGCAAGCTTAGCTGGAGCTTTAGTAGCTTTCTTTTTCGGAGTGGAGCCAGCGATAGGAGCCGCAATACTTAGCGTTTTCTTTGCCTTAGCCGCAGCATACAGCGGAGAACGAGGAAGCGGCAGCATGGATATAGCCCTGGGCGTCACGTTTGGTTTTTCGGCCGCTCTAGCTGCGTTTATGCTGTCTTTAACGAGAGAATATACTGTTGTAGCTTACTCGTATTTAATAGGCGAAGTTTTAGGAGTTACCGATGATGAGCTGCTACTTCTCGGAGTTTTCACTTTAGCCTCGTTGATTCTCGTTTTGATATTTTATAAAGAAATTAAGTTTATTACATTTGATAGGGAAGCTGCGGAAGCCATGGGGGTAAATGCGAGCTTATTCCATTATCTCTTGATCGTTTTAATAGCCGTTACCACGGTGGTAGAGCTGAAAGTTGTTGGTTCAATATTGGCTGTAGTGTTTTTAGTAGCTCCAGCAGCGGCAGCTTTAGAATTTTCTCATAGCCTGGAAAAAATGATAATATTATCTATACTTTTTGCCTTATCATCCTCAATAATGGGAATTTTAATTTCAGCAGTTTACAATCTTCCGGCAAGTCCTACTATTGGCATTCTAGCATCCTTAATATACTTGCTAGCTCTTGTATTTTCTCCAAAAAGAAAATGTTGTAGAATATAG